The Watersipora subatra chromosome 1, tzWatSuba1.1, whole genome shotgun sequence genome has a window encoding:
- the LOC137386881 gene encoding tyrosine--tRNA ligase, mitochondrial-like has product MKYIHEMISRGMIQSLTIPQKKVGAGRIVVPRRTPDLRLKESWSYNHLPKILDVMSSTLSVPRAIYCGFDPTGASLHLGHMTVLSVLLNLARAGHHVIALVGGATALFGDPTGKKENRMAAQNEAIEKNALAIQTQLKHIFCQYSTRHDIDPGNLSVLNNIDWYKSLMVEDFIELVASEFKLNDMLDRAIVKSRLEAEESDMRFSEFIYLALQAYDWYQLHEKYGCTVQVGGHDQIGNMEDGYTYMWRKLRHRPLLAAITVPLVVTDNGEKLGKTAGNAIWLDECKTDQTPIKQYLMRLSQQDLLALCRKLTLEPTERLEKLSPDEFTTLIIEELLPLLT; this is encoded by the exons ATGAAATACATACATGAGATGATAAGCCGTGGAATGATCCAATCTTTGACCATCCCTCAAAAGAAAGTCGGTGCTGGAAGAATCGTAGTCCCGCGTCGCACTCCTGATCTGCGTCTCAAGGAGTCTTGGAGTTATAATCACTTGCCTAA AATCTTAGACGTGATGTCTTCAACTCTGAGTGTCCCCCGTGCCATCTATTGTGGGTTTGATCCAACAGGAGCGAGTCTTCATCTTGGTCACATGACTGTCCTCTCTGTGCTGCTGAACCTGGCTAGGGCAGGCCACCATGTGATAGCCTTG GTGGGCGGTGCGACAGCTCTGTTTGGAGATCCGACAGGGAAAAAGGAAAACAGAATGGCTGCCCAGAATGAAGCTatagaaaaaaatgctttagcAATTCAAACACAGCTTAAACATATCTTCTGTCAATATTCAACTAGACATGACATTGACCCTGGCAATCTAAG TGTGCTCAACAATATTGACTGGTACAAGTCACTGATGGTCGAGGATTTCATAGAGCTGGTCGCAAGTGAATTTAAACTCAACGACATGTTGGATAGAGCGAT AGTCAAATCCCGACTGGAAGCTGAAGAGTCTGACATGAGATTTTCTGAGTTCATTTATCTGGCGCTACAGGCCTATGACTGGTACCAGCTGCACGAGAAATACGGGTGTACAGTGCAG GTTGGTGGTCATGATCAGATAGGCAACATGGAGGATGGCTACACATACATGTGGAGAAAACTGCGACACCGACCCCTGCTAGCTG caatcacagtaccTTTAGTGGTAACGGATAATGGTGAGAAACTCGGGAAGACAGCGGGCAATGCTATCTGGCTGGATGAATGTAAGACAGACCAGACTCCTATCAAACAGTATTTGATGAGATTATCACAACAGGACCTGCTGGCTCTTTGCCGCAAGCTCACACTTGAACCAACAGAGCGACTGGAG